CACCATTCGGCGTTAACCCTGGGATGGCCTCTGCATCTGTCCCCGGAAACCAAGGCTTTACTCAGTCTCACATGGCACCTAACTTTCCAGCTCAGTTTCAATTCTCACAAGCCCAGGCCATGGCCCATGCTCAAGCCCAAGCTCAGTCTAAAGCCCAAGCTCAGTTCCAAGCTCAGATGCAAGCAGGGATGACGATGAACCAAGGGCAAGGCTCCCAGGGGATTGGTGGTGTGTTGGGTTCGTCTTCTCCTTCCATGACTCCTGGTAGCTTGAACATGAAGAGGTTCCAGCAGAGGCCGCCGATGCGGCCTCCTTCTGGTTTCCCCGCGAGTAACAACACTGTCTCCCCCATGAGAACGATGGAGTTAACTCCCGcggcgaggaagaagaaaatgaagctTCCTGAGAAGTCTTTGCAGGAGAGGGTGGCGGCAATCTTGCCTGAGTCTGCGTTATACACGCAGCTTCTTGAGTTTGAGTCAAGGGTTGATGCTGCTTTGAGTAGGAAGAAAGTTGACATCCAGGAGGCTCTTAAGAACCCTCCTTGCACTCAGAAGACGCTTAGGATCTATGTGTTCAACTCGTTTGCGAACCAAAACAACACCATCCCTGGGAATCCAAACGCTGACCCGCCGACATGGACTCTTAAGATTGTTGGTAGGATCCTGGAAGATGGGGTGGATCCGGACCAGCCAGGTTTTGTTCAGCAAGCGAACCCATCGCATCCAaaattctcttctttcttcaagaAGGTAATAGTTAACCTGGACCAGAGGCTGTATCCTGAGAACTCGGCGATCACATGGGAGAGTGCTAGATCTCCTGCTCCCCAGGAAGGGTTTGAGATAAAGAGGAAAGGGAATCAGGAGTTTGCAGCTACTATTCGGTTGGAGATGAACTACGTCCCTGAAAAGTTCAAGCTTTCTACTGCGTTGATGGATGTTCTCGGGATTGAGGTTGAGACAAGACCAAGAATTATCTCTGCGATATGGCATTACGTTAAGGCGAGGAAGTTACAGAACCCAAATGATCCTTCTTTCTTCAACTGCGACGCTGCGCTTCACAAAGTCTTTGGGGAAGAGAAGGTGAAGTTCACAATGGTTTCTCAGAAGATATCTCATCACTTGTCACCTCCACCGCCGATTCATTTAGAACACAAGATCAAGCTGTCGGGAAACAACCCGGCTATATCGGCATGTTACGATGTCCTGGTGGATGTGCCGTTTCCGATTCAGAGGGATCTGAACAACCTATTGGCCAACGcggagaagaataaagagattgagGCTTGTGATGAAGCTATATGTGCTGCCATAAGGAAAATCCATGAGCATAGGAGGAGACGTGCGTTTTTCTTGGGATTCAGCCAGTCGCCAGTTGAGTTCATAAACGCACTGATCGAATCTCAGAGCAAGGATCTGAAGGTGGTAGCGGGAGAAGCTAGTCGAAATGCTGAGAAAGAACGTCGAGCAGACTTCTTCAATCAACCTTGGTAAGCTCATTATCTAtgttctctctgtttttgtcTGATAACTTCACTCGCTACTAGAGTTGTGAAAGTGTAGGAACTTCACTGATTGATTGATGATATGTTTATGAATCATGAAATGTTGCAGGGTTGAAGATGCAGTTATACGTTACTTGAACCGGAAGCCAGCAGCTGGGAACGAAGGACCAGGGACCTGGTGAGTATCTTGCAGGTACCTTACCATCAagtctaaagaaaaaaaatgttgtaggAGCAATCTGGTTTATTTGTAATTTCATGTATGATGAAACCTTAGTACTTCATAATTTAGCTTTGATTTGTAGCTACTTTGGTTGATTCTTAATTATACTTTTGATAATAAGCCGAACgaatatatataatcttatcaTACCGTTGTGTTTGCATGATAAAACAAACATAACTCAAGTAACTAAAAGTGTGTTTGTGCTTAAGCGCTGGTcaataaggaaactaaatatGGCTGGTCTGAACAATATAAATTAGCCTAGCCATGCTTATAAATAGTTTTCTTATTTGTGGTTGAAACTTGAAATGATCAAACATAGAAACGTCTTCACTTGCAGCACGCTAACGTTAGTTGATCATTTTTGTGTGTGGAAAATAACACTTGAACGATCTGCAATTTGAATATTCATTTGTTCAAGAGTCTCTAGTATCATAAAAAAAGGAGAACTAGTGCTGTCAGTTCTGATATGATAAAAGTTAAATCATCATACACCAAAAAGAAAGCAGTGCtgaaaataatcaaaactggttatatacttatattaaatgtttatttgaaaaatatctgCTTCAATCTAAGAACCGTTGAGTTAAAGTTGAACGAACTAAATTAGAACAGGGTGTATACGCTGAATTCAAGGATCAGTCAAAAGTCATTATCATATTAGAATGGAACAAGATCACTTTTTTCAAACTCATCTTTTGGATTAGTCTATCCTTTGTGTTTAACGACAATAATATTAGTTACAATCATTAAcatttaatcaaaataaaattattccaTGCAGATGACTGACCTAATGAGGTTTGTTTAAATGTCACTCTCAATAAAACCCCATAACTCGAGAAATGTCCTCGCTTAAGTAAAAGCTTAGAAGATGGCAGTTGTAAAATGCTGTCATTCATCTGTGAATGTGACCTTTGTCattaacacacacacaaaaacacTTTATTCTACAAAAGCGGCTATACATATATCTGGTGGCATATCAGAGTGTTGTGGTCCTTTATATCCAAGAGGGACCGTATAGAGAGGATGTATACTGGTAGTGAT
This genomic stretch from Brassica napus cultivar Da-Ae chromosome C9, Da-Ae, whole genome shotgun sequence harbors:
- the LOC106372233 gene encoding SWI/SNF complex component SNF12 homolog, giving the protein MSANNNNPQKPQQGSAPPPFGVNPGMASASVPGNQGFTQSHMAPNFPAQFQFSQAQAMAHAQAQAQSKAQAQFQAQMQAGMTMNQGQGSQGIGGVLGSSSPSMTPGSLNMKRFQQRPPMRPPSGFPASNNTVSPMRTMELTPAARKKKMKLPEKSLQERVAAILPESALYTQLLEFESRVDAALSRKKVDIQEALKNPPCTQKTLRIYVFNSFANQNNTIPGNPNADPPTWTLKIVGRILEDGVDPDQPGFVQQANPSHPKFSSFFKKVIVNLDQRLYPENSAITWESARSPAPQEGFEIKRKGNQEFAATIRLEMNYVPEKFKLSTALMDVLGIEVETRPRIISAIWHYVKARKLQNPNDPSFFNCDAALHKVFGEEKVKFTMVSQKISHHLSPPPPIHLEHKIKLSGNNPAISACYDVLVDVPFPIQRDLNNLLANAEKNKEIEACDEAICAAIRKIHEHRRRRAFFLGFSQSPVEFINALIESQSKDLKVVAGEASRNAEKERRADFFNQPWVEDAVIRYLNRKPAAGNEGPGTW